One window from the genome of Crassostrea angulata isolate pt1a10 chromosome 2, ASM2561291v2, whole genome shotgun sequence encodes:
- the LOC128170762 gene encoding uncharacterized protein LOC128170762: MTLTLKQATIVALLLGICWSEEVWAKKSAFTNRILEELRSQISKETNQNLELSAVSERNLNPMLEKTLHLKQRTDDNKSDKEDTFGQTILINGKEYKPKIPDGSNPMNLETRNLQQEPRQEQRMIKRNFEVDIQKKLWANNKVPYVIIETSFGNNVATAKSLINAAIQQFKESTCVEWVPRTDETYYVKFIGNDYGCYATVGFKPFSRGQIINYAAGCLEIESVLHEMYHTIGGNHEVQRLDRSSYLTVLWDNTKQFQFKQYVVDKVTRDRFPYDYHSVMQYRMSTFPRYAGQNTLKLKDPELDYLATKPKIGLSYIDIAEINDAYQCTEGCTNKCQHGGFPIKPVGGTCKCKCPSGLKGDSCEEVDTSNGCGGIITLETGKEQVITIQAYQQGRECTWLFKGGQRSIIRVYVTAVDLPYDSTKQCQHWLEFRDYHIGTPGKKLCGRSEEGIKLYAKDVEEDPAMMMMRFNTKTHVSSTEFHFFQLTVTAYPSGCVSSPCKNGASCAEGIGHMAYVCYCKNGFTGTNCERFEDDSFNSCDFSRDFHTCLVHQDITNSDFFWLFTTYICPDANCNTGIYTSQSEGNQFLTINPLYNQYKLYNKKSYLISDVQFSEKVRCLTFDYNIGENSNGDYQTIVRVHREGQGKEGITREQLWEVNSSTNYTWNKASIDIHSMRKLKIVIEAVMGPQELGIDNMKLRPGLCQESACNPNPCKNGGTCKSSGNPAKAYTCTCSTGYTGINCEEISYCSVNPCRYGGECRPIGTGIKGGCVCKHGYSGQYCEVQGTPCSLTPCKNGGTCVPATSGDDMPYTCNCLPGYIGENCEVVTCTFETDKWCGVESYGLKSDRITWTIHEGPTPSPSTGPMKAAEGKRYLYLEGSGVDAGAWSQFHMIREKDVTEGDFCLSFYYSMVGTDVGDLKVILFDSNIWNYRLKLTRSGPQIGGEWLKYEETVTMYKNTYVLFYGQKTSSGFRSDIAIDNIQLKPGQC, from the exons ATGACACTCACTCTGAAGCAAGCAACAATAGTTGCCCTCCTTTTGGGTATATGTTGGTCGGAAGAAG TTTGGGCAAAGAAATCAGCTTTTACAAATCGTATCCTTGAAGAACTACGCTCCCAGATCAGCAAGGAAACGAATCAAAACTTGGAACTATCTGCAGTGTCCGAAAGAAATTTGAACCCGATGTTAGAA AAAACACTTCACTTGAAGCAAAGAACTGATGACAATAAATCAGAT aaagaagATACTTTTGGCCAGACGATTCTGATAAACGGCAAGGAATATAAG CCCAAAATACCCGATGGTTCAAACCCAATGAACCTTGAAACAAGAAATTTACAACAGGAACCTAGACAAGAACAG CGTATGATAAAAAGGAATTTTGAAGTTGACATCCAGAAAAAACTGTGGGCAAACAACAAAGTTCCATATGTGATTATTGAGACTTCATTCg GAAACAATGTGGCAACTGCAAAGTCTTTAATTAACGCTGCCATCCAACAGTTTAAGGAATCGACGTGCGTGGAATGGGTACCTCGAACAGACGAAACATACTATGTTAAGTTCATAGGCAATGATTATGG ATGTTATGCGACTGTTGGATTCAAGCCGTTTAGCAGGGGGCAGATAATCAACTATGCAGCCGGATGTCTTGAG ATAGAGTCTGTTTTACACGAGATGTATCACACGATTGGTGGAAACCATGAGGTACAGAGGTTGGATAGATCTAGCTACCTGACGGTGCTTTGGGACAACACCAAACAATTCCAATTCAAGCAGTACGTCGTGGATAAGGTTACACGCGACCGGTTTCCTTATGACTATCATTCAGTCATGCAATATAGAATGAGT ACGTTTCCACGATACGCAGGACAAAATACTCTGAAGCTTAAAGATCCTGAATTGGATTACCTGGCAACAAAACCAAAAATAGGACTTTCGTACATTGATATTGCAGAAATAAATGATGCCTATCAATGCACAG AGGGGTGTACAAACAAATGCCAGCATGGTGGTTTTCCCATAAAGCCAGTAGGAGGAACCTGTAAGTGCAAGTGTCCATCAGGTTTAAAAGGAGACAGCTGTGAAGAAGTTGATACTAGTAACG GTTGCGGTGGAATAATAACACTGGAGACAGGAAAAGAACAAGTTATCACAATTCAGGCTTATCAACAAGGCAGAGAATGTACCTGGCTTTTTAAG GGAGGCCAAAGATCTATCATCCGGGTGTACGTTACTGCTGTGGATCTCCCATACGACTCTACCAAACAATGTCAACACTGGTTAGAGTTCAGGGACTATCACATAGGGACACCAGGGAAAAA ACTTTGCGGACGTTCGGAAGAGGGCATAAAACTATATGCAAAAGACGTAGAAGAGGACCCTGCAATGATGATGATGAGATTTAACACCAAAACACACGTGTCATCGACTGAATTTCACTTCTTCCAATTAACTGTCACGGCATATCCATCAG GTTGCGTCTCCTCTCCGTGTAAAAATGGAGCTAGTTGTGCTGAGGGAATCGGCCATATGGCTTACGTATGTTACTGTAAGAATGGTTTCACTGGTACTAACTGCGAACGATttgaag ATGACAGCTTTAACTCATGCGACTTTTCGAGGGACTTCCATACCTGCCTTGTACACCAGGATATCACCAACTCTGATTTCTTCTGGTTGTTTACTACG tatatttgtCCAGACGCCAACTGTAATACTGGTATATATACATCACAGAGTGAGGGGAACCAGTTTCTAACAATCAACCCGCTATATAATCAATATAAACTTTACAATAAAAAGTCGTATCTGATATCAGACGTCCAGTTCTCAG AGAAGGTCCGCTGCCTGACTTTCGACTACAACATAGGTGAAAACAGCAATGGGGACTACCAGACAATTGTACGAGTTCACAGAGAAGGGCAGGGCAAAGAAGGGATAACTAGAGAGCAGCTATGGGAGGTCAACTCATCAACAAATTACACGTGGAACAAAGCTAGCATTGACATTCATTCTATGAGGAAACTCAAG ATTGTAATAGAAGCTGTTATGGGCCCACAGGAACTTGGAATAGACAACATGAAGCTTCGGCCAGGCTTAT GCCAAGAGAGTGCCTGCAACCCAAATCCTTGTAAAAATGGTGGAACATGTAAATCTTCGGGTAATCCAGCAAAAGCATACACCTGTACTTGTTCGACTGGGTACACGGGTATCAATTGCGAAG AAATAAGTTATTGTAGTGTGAATCCGTGTCGATATGGCGGGGAATGCCGTCCTATTGGAACCGGCATCAAAGGAGGATGTGTGTGTAAACATGGCTACTCGGGGCAATATTGTGAAG TCCAAGGTACTCCCTGTAGTTTGACTCCTTGTAAAAATGGTGGAACCTGCGTCCCAGCAACATCAGGCGATGACATGCCTTACACTTGTAACTGTCTACCAGGGTACATTGGTGAAAACTGCGAAG ttGTTACTTGCACATTCGAAACTGACAAGTGGTGTGGTGTAGAAAGTTACGGCCTTAAATCGGATCGTATTACTTGGACCATACACGAG GGTCCGACCCCTAGTCCAAGCACTGGGCCGATGAAAGCAGCGGAAGGAAAAAGGTACCTATACCTCGAGGGATCTGGTGTTGACGCAGGTGCATGGTCACAATTTCATATGATAAGGGAGAAAGATGTAACAG AGGGGGATTTCTGTCTGTCGTTTTACTATTCAATGGTGGGCACAGATGTTGGGGATCTTAAAGTGATTCTCTTTGACTCAAATATCTGGAACTACAGACTCAAACTTACAAGATCGGGGCCACAAATAGGCGGAGAATGGCTCAAGTATGAAGAAACCGTGACCATGTACAAGAATACATAT